One stretch of Astatotilapia calliptera chromosome 3, fAstCal1.2, whole genome shotgun sequence DNA includes these proteins:
- the LOC113014951 gene encoding uncharacterized protein LOC113014951, with product MALAWSGVRQPPIRAYMDDLTITTSSVPGCRWILQGLERLISWARMSFKPSKSRSMVLKKGKVTDKFRFSISGTIIPSITEQPVKSLGKLFDSSLKDSTAIQKANEELGAWLKVDKSGLPGRFKAWIYQHSILPRILWPLLVYTVPITTVESLERKISGFLRKWLGLPRSLTSAALYGTSNSVQLPFSGLTEEFKVARTREALQYRDSNDCKVASAGIEVRTGRKWKAEKAVEVAESRLRQKTLMGVLATGGAGLGYVPKAQVSRAQGKERHQLLQEEVRAGVEEERVSRAVGLKRQGAWTRWESTLQRKVTWANIMQADFHRIRFLVQAVYDTLPSPANLHLWGKTETPACPLCSGRGTLEHLLSSCPRALADGRYRWRHDQVLRVVAEKIASAISTSKHHHAPRKAISFIKAGEKPQVRPHLTTGLLNTASDWQLQADLGKQLKFPQNIAKTSLRSDLIIISEASKQLIMLELTVPWEERIEEANERKRGKYQELVQECRERGWKTFYEPIEVGCRGFAGRSLCKVLGRLGVAGAAKKRAIQAVSEAAEKATRWLWIKRADPWVATGTQVGA from the exons ATGGCGCTAGCATG GTCAGGTGTTCGTCAGCCCCCTATCAGAGCCTATATGGATGACCTCACCATTACAACATCATCAGTTCCCGGGTGTAGGTGGATCTTGCAAGGTCTTGAGAGACTCATCTCATGGGCAAGGATGAGTTTTAAACCTTCCAAGTCAAGATCGATGGTACTGAAGAAGGGCAAGGTGACGGACAAGTTCCGGTTCTCAATTTCAGGAACCATTATTCCATCCATAACGGAACAACCAGTTAAGAGCTTGGGGAAACTCTTTGACTCCAGCCTGAAAGACTCTACTGCTATCCAGAAGGCAAATGAGGAGCTGGGAGCGTGGCTTAAGGTGGATAAGTCCGGCTTGCCTGGAAGATTTAAAGCCTGGATCTACCAGCATTCCATCCTGCCCCGAATCCTGTGGCCCTTGCTTGTCTATACAGTTCCAATAACTACTGTGGAATCCCTTGAAAGAAAGATCAGTGGCTTTCTTCGTAAGTGGCTGGGACTTCCCCGCAGTCTCACCAGCGCTGCCTTGTATGGGACAAGCAACAGCGTGCAGTTACCCTTCAGTGGTCTCACAGAAGAGTTCAAGGTGGCTCGCACACGAGAAGCCCTACAGTACAGAGATTCTAACGACTGCAAGGTGGCATCAGCAGGCATTGAGGTAAGGACAGGAAGAAAGTGGAAGGCTGAGAAGGCAGTTGAGGTGGCGGAGTCACGCCTAAGGCAGAAAACACTAATGGGGGTCTTAGCAACAGGGGGAGCAGGCTTGGGGTACGTCCCAAAGGCCCAGGTCAGCAGGGCACAGGGAAAGGAGAGACACCAGCTACTCCAGGAAGAGGTCcgagcaggtgtggaggaggagcGAGTAAGCAGAGCTGTAGGCCTTAAGCGGCAGGGAGCATGGACAAGGTGGGAGAGCACCTTGCAGCGCAAGGTCACCTGGGCAAACATCATGCAGGCAGACTTCCACCGGATCCGATTCCTAGTGCAGGCAGTATACGACACTCTGCCAAGCCCAGCAAACCTCCATCTGTGGGGAAAGACCGAGACACCTGCCTGTCCCCTGTGCTCTGGAAGAGGGACCCTAGAACACCTCCTTAGCAGCTGCCCAAGGGCCCTGGCCGATGGTCGGTATCGTTGGCGGCACGACCAGGTGCTCAGAGTAGTTGCTGAAAAGATTGCCTCAGCAATCAGCACCAGCAAGCATCATCATGCTCCGAGGAAGGCAATCTCTTTTATTAAGGCTGGAGAGAAACCCCAGGTGCGCCCACATTTGACAACTGGCCTTCTCAACACAGCCTCTGATTGGCAGCTACAGGCTGACCTGGGTAAACAACTAAAGTTCCCTCAGAACATTGCAAAAACATCACTCCGGTCAGACTTGATAATTATTTCTGAGGCCTCAAAACAGCTGATCATGCTGGAACTCACAGTGCCCTGGGAAGAGCGGATTGAGGAGGCTAATGAAAGGAAACGAGGAAAATACCAGGAACTAGTGCAAGAGTGCAGGGAAAGGGGCTGGAAGACTTTCTATGAGCCCATAGAAGTGGGTTGTAGGGGCTTTGCAGGACGATCACTCTGCAAAGTCCTAGGCCGGCTGGGCGTGGCTGGGGCAGCCAAGAAGAGGGCCATCCAGGCTGTGAGTGAAGCGGCAGAGAAAGCCACAAGGTGGCTGTGGATTAAGAGGGCTGATCCGTGGGTAGCTACTGGTACGCAAGTTGGGGCCTGA